The genomic DNA TGCCTGCCTCCACGTAGATCGGTTCCACGGGATCAAGCGGCAGTTCCAGCACCTGGCCTTGCGTCAGGATTCCGATGAGGCCCTCCCCCGAGAATTTCATCTTGATTGCATCGCGGGTGATCAGCATGTTTTTCATGCTGAGAATCCGGGTTTCCATTTGCACGCCTTCAGTATAAAAAAACAAATGCTTGAAATCGTACAGCAAATCGCTCCCCGCTGTAAGCGCAATCGGCTTCATCGTAACAGAAGGAGGGAGGGAGGCTACGAACTGGCAGGGGCCCTGGATATCTGCACGGATCAGCTTGCGTTTCCGGTACATTCCTTTCATGTTCATCAGCTTGTCGCTCCGCAGGCTGCTCGCTCCCCGAAAGGCGATAATTTGCCCCGGATGCAGCACATGGGCGATCTCCCCGTCTTGCAAATGAAAGGTAACCGCCTGCCCGGCCAGCAGGGCGGATTCGTTATTATACTCAATGTTCAATCGTGTTCCCCCTTTCTCCCCTCAAGCACTCGCGAAAACCAAGTTTAAGCAGCTCTACAACCGGATACCAAGCCTCTCAGAACCGCGTTCTTATCTGCAAGGTTTTACAAATTTACAACCCCTTAGATCGCTATATCAGCATCCGTTCCTATTCTTATTGAACATAAAACAGTGCATCTCCTGAGTTCTGCCAGGGGAATTACCTCCGCAACACAACGCGAATCACGCGAAGGAGAATGAAATAACCTGCAAGAAGAGCGGCGCCCGTAATCAACATGATCCGCGTTTTGCGGGCTTTGGCATCGCGGACTTCCTGGGCTTCGGTCAAAGCGGATACCGTTGCGGCCAACTCCCTGTTGCTGGCCATGAGCTCTTCGTTCTGCTGACGGTAGGCTTCCAATGTCCCCTGCGCTTCCTCCAGCTTGTCCAGGGTGACCTGATAGTTTTCTTTTATTTCATGGATATCATTAGGGAGTTCGGACAGCACCTTTACACCTTTGAAAAAATCGTCGAAATATCCCGCCTCGGTGCGGGAGGCATTGGTTAATCCGGCGAAAAAAACAGCCGCCAATACGACGGAGAAGATGCGCATTAAACCTTGCTTCATTCTCTTTTCACCTCCGGTGTCATCCGTTCAAAATAGGAGTTCCTTATTATGAGATATTACGTAGTATTTGCTCGAAAAGTTTCCATATGCAATGTCGAAGCAGCTTCGCTTCGAGTACTATTATAGCAAAAAGACCGCTATTTACCGGCCATTACAATCAAACCGGGAAAACAGCGGTCCATCAAGGCAATATCAAATTCAGCAAAGTTCCACAAAATCCGCCAAGCGAATACTAGGCATGGACAGCTTTGCGCATGTACATAATGGCAACGGTACGCGGGCCGCAATGGCAGGAAATTGCGCAGCCGCCTTCGATAATGGCCACTTCTTTTGCATCCGTCTGCTCCAGCAGCGTTGTCCGGATGTAACCCGCAGCTTTCTCGGCAAGCGTCTGGGCCACGATAATTAAATCACGATCGATCTTGTGAAAATTGTCGAGGAGATGCTGCAGCATCCGCTGAACAGCCTTCTCCGTTTTGCCTCTATATTTATCGGCGGAAATGACGAAGCCATCCTTGATTCGCAGCACGGGGCGAATTTTGAGCAGGCTGCCGATCATATGCTGAACGCTGGAGACACGGCCGCCCCTGTGCAAATAATCAAGGCTGTCCACAAGCACTTCCATCTCGACGCGTTCGCGCCACTCCTCAACGAGCTCGACGATCTGCTGCGGACTGGCGCCGTCCTTTGCCGCCAAAGCCGCTTTGATGACAAGGAGCGCGACGCCGCCGGATACGTGCATCGAATCAACGACCCTTACACGTCCAGCCGGGAACTCCTCTGCAGCAATAAGCGCGTTCTGATAGGTGGAAGAGAGCTTCGAGGACATGCTGATAAATACGATGTCCTGTCCTTGCTCGATGCAGGGCGCGAAGGCTGTGACAAAATCAGCCGGCGAAGGCGCTGCCGTCCCGGGCAGCTCTCCGCCTTCATCCACCCTGCGGTAAATGTCGGTTGTGGTGATTTCAAGCTTGTCCTTATAAGCGATTTCACCGAACACGACATATAGCGGAACGATACCGATATCATGCTGTTCGATCCAAGAGTTCGGTACGTCAGAAATACTGTCCGCGAATATTTTAACTTGTGTCAACGCATTTCCCCCAGTAATAGGTTTTGGTCATAATGAATCATAGCAGAGACCTACTTGAATTATAGTAGAGTTAATCAGCTATAGCAAAGAATCGTGTCACATTTTGTCGTCAGAGCCATTACTGATTAATCCAGGCAAAGCGCTGACGATACTTGCGGGGCGACAGCCCCTCTATTTTGGTAAAACTGGCGGTAAAATAGGCGGGATGGTTAAACCCCACCTCCTCAGCGATCCGCTCTACCGTATAATTGCTTTGCAGCAGCAGCAGCTTGGACTGCTCGATCCGGTAGCGCTGCAGGTAGGCCGCAGGCGAGCAGCCGAAGACCTTCTGCATGCAGCGGGCGATATAGACCGGATGAAAGTTGATGCTCTCGCCGAGCCGCTTGGCCGAGAACTGTTCCTTGTAGTGCTCCCTTAAATACGAGGCGGCCCGCTCCGCGCAAATGGATTGGGGGGACGGTCCGTTCATGCCGATAGAGGCGGACAGGAGGGAGATCACTTCCTGAAACAGCATTTGCTGTCGCAGCTTGGCGCCGGAGATATGCAGGCTCCGGTTCAAATCGGTCAGCTCCGTAATGGTGTCGCTCAGCTTCTGCGGCTGAACCACCTTCGTAAATTGCGGGATCGGCACGCTGAATGTCCACGTTGAGAAAGCCGATGCCGGCATATATCCCGGACGATCGTCGCCTGAGCAGAAATGCTCGCCGCACCTCTCCGTCTCGATGGACCAGCTGGAGCTCGTTTGAAAGTGAACCCAATGATACAGCGTATCCTCCTTGCAGTCGGCTACCGCATAGTGATAGCTGTCCGGCCGCAAAATAAGCGCATGCCCTTCGCTGACTTCATAGCTGCGACCTTCCTCGCCCATGTAGAGGCAGCCTTTGTCAACGAAAAGTAGATCGAACACATCGA from Paenibacillus woosongensis includes the following:
- a CDS encoding AIM24 family protein; amino-acid sequence: MNIEYNNESALLAGQAVTFHLQDGEIAHVLHPGQIIAFRGASSLRSDKLMNMKGMYRKRKLIRADIQGPCQFVASLPPSVTMKPIALTAGSDLLYDFKHLFFYTEGVQMETRILSMKNMLITRDAIKMKFSGEGLIGILTQGQVLELPLDPVEPIYVEAGSVIAYPENAKLELSVYGNHLASQHMRYQWKMTGRGHVLIQAGSGNRELERDLQNEDGIVKRFLREAIPFGGVFIK
- a CDS encoding DegV family protein — encoded protein: MTQVKIFADSISDVPNSWIEQHDIGIVPLYVVFGEIAYKDKLEITTTDIYRRVDEGGELPGTAAPSPADFVTAFAPCIEQGQDIVFISMSSKLSSTYQNALIAAEEFPAGRVRVVDSMHVSGGVALLVIKAALAAKDGASPQQIVELVEEWRERVEMEVLVDSLDYLHRGGRVSSVQHMIGSLLKIRPVLRIKDGFVISADKYRGKTEKAVQRMLQHLLDNFHKIDRDLIIVAQTLAEKAAGYIRTTLLEQTDAKEVAIIEGGCAISCHCGPRTVAIMYMRKAVHA
- a CDS encoding AraC family transcriptional regulator, translated to MSVIQFTVPPLPHYIASGLSLLSAGQKHPSRQNIDVFDLLFVDKGCLYMGEEGRSYEVSEGHALILRPDSYHYAVADCKEDTLYHWVHFQTSSSWSIETERCGEHFCSGDDRPGYMPASAFSTWTFSVPIPQFTKVVQPQKLSDTITELTDLNRSLHISGAKLRQQMLFQEVISLLSASIGMNGPSPQSICAERAASYLREHYKEQFSAKRLGESINFHPVYIARCMQKVFGCSPAAYLQRYRIEQSKLLLLQSNYTVERIAEEVGFNHPAYFTASFTKIEGLSPRKYRQRFAWINQ